A single window of Calonectris borealis chromosome 31, bCalBor7.hap1.2, whole genome shotgun sequence DNA harbors:
- the MAN2B1 gene encoding lysosomal alpha-mannosidase isoform X3, which translates to MTKPASGMAVPGAAALLLLLLVGAAAGCGYQSCPPTRPGLLNVHLVPHTHDDVGWLKTVEQYFYGVRNEVQHAGVQYILDSVVAQLVADPSRRFIYAEVAFLARWWRQQDEATRRTVRQLVEQGRLEFVGGGWCMSDEAAAHYGPAIEQLALGRRFLRREFGACGTPRVAWQIDPFGHSRQLAAIFAQMGYDGLFVGRVDHQDKATREGLREMELLWRASESLSPPAADLFTGILPNVYNPPSGFCWDQLCSDPPVVDEDSEENNVDSIVSTFLQIAASQAERYRTNHIIMTMGSDFQYENANLWFKNMDKLIAHVNARVPENGRLLPLRGRPPPVLDGLFHQPTCLQALRTPQQQLSPGEAVAVAQHHDAVTGTEKQHVADDYARQLAAGWESCQLLVANALASLGGSKENFVFCNALNVSVCPLTEAAGRFTVILYNPLGRQVSWPIRLPVNGASYAVTDPQGQPVPSEVVPVSNFTRRLRGDGGSAVRELLFQASAPPLGFSTFTVSRLSRGDPRAHPARTPVVSQPREIQNEHVRVLFDPLTGLLKEIQDLDKSISLPVFQSFYWYNASVGNDESSQASGAYIFRPNSSEPFPVSGSKRVSAHLVKNALVQEVHQNFSSWCSQVVRLRAGQPYVELEWTVGPIPVADGWGKEIISRFETTLQTDARFYTDSNGRQILERRRDYRPTWNLSQTEPVAGNYYPVNSRIFIKDKKFQLTVLTDRSQGGSSIFDGSLELMVHRRLLYDDNRGVGEPLVELGANKQGLVVRGRHLVLLDTVESAANRHRLLAQELFMAPYAVLAPGGGPSYRRGQPRVRQFSGLRRELPPNVHLLTLTPWDAGALLLRLEHQFERGESANGSQPVTVDLLNLFSAFTIVSVQEMSLGADLPLDATSRLVWTPATGLAQPRPVPKLDPSRITLQPMEIRTFLATVQYEVPGAGPGGP; encoded by the exons ATGACCAAGCCCGCGAGCGGCATGGCggtgcccggggcggcggcgctgctgctgctgctgctcgtcggggcggccgcgggctgcGGGTACCAG TCGTGTCCGCCCACGCGCCCCGGCCTCCTCAACGTGCACCTGGTGCCCCACACGCACGACGACGTGGGCTGGCTGAAGACGGTGGAGCAGTACTTCTACGGAG TGCGTAACGAGGTGCAGCACGCGGGGGTGCAGTACATCCTGGACTCGGTGGTGGCCCAGCTGGTGGCCGACCCCTCCCGCCGCTTCATTTACGCCGAGGTGGCCTTCCTGGCCCGCTGGTGGCGGCAGCAGGACGAGGCCACGCGTCGCACCGTGCGCCAGCTCGTCGAGCAGG GGCGCCTGGAGTTCgtgggggggggctggtgcaTGAGCGACGAGGCGGCCGCCCACTACGGCCCCGCCATCGAGCAGCTGGCCCTGGGCCGCCGCTTCCTGCGCCGGGAGTTCGGGGCCTGCGGCACCCCCCGCGTGGCCTGGCAGATCGACCCCTTCGGGCACTCCCGCCAGCTGGCCGCCATCTTCGCCCag ATGGGCTACGACGGGCTGTTCGTGGGGCGCGTGGACCACCAGGACAAGGCGACGCGGGAGGGGCTGCGGGAGATGGAGCTGCTCTGGCGGGCGAGCGAGAGCCTCTCGCCCCCCGCCGCCGACCTCTTCACCG GCATCCTCCCCAACGTCTACAACCCGCCGTCGGGGTTCTGCTGGGACCAGCTCTGCTCCGACCCCCCTGTGGTGGACGAGGACAGCGAGGAGAACAACGTGGACAGCATCGTCTCCACCTTCCTGCAGATCGCCGCCAGCCAG gccgAGCGCTACCGCACCAACCACATCATCATGACGATGGGCTCCGACTTCCAGTACGAGAATGCCAACCTGTGGTTCAAGAACATGGACAAACTCATCGCCCACGTCAACGCCCGG GTCCCTGAAAACGGACGACTTCTTCCCCTACGCGGACGGCCCCCACCAGTTCTGGACGGGCTATTTCACCAGCCGACCTGCCTTCAAGCGCTACGAACGCCTCAGCAACAACTTTCTCCAG GCGAAGCCGTGGCCGTGGCCCAGCACCACGACGCCGTGACCGGCACCGAGAAGCAGCACGTGGCCGACGACTATGCCAGGCAGCTGGCGGCTGGGTGGGAGAGCTGCCAG CTCCTGGTCGCCAACGCCCTGGCCAGCCTCGGCGGCAGCAAGGAGAACTTCGTCTTCTGCAACGCCCTCAACGTCAGCGTCTGTCCCCTGACGGAGGCGGCCGGCCGC tTCACCGTCATCCTCTACAACCCCCTGGGCCGCCAAGTGTCCTGGCCCATCCGGCTGCCGGTCAACGGGGCGTCCTACGCGGTGACGGACCCCCAGGGCCAGCCTGTACCCAGCGAG GTCGTCCCCGTCTCCAACTTCAcccgccggctgcggggggaCGGCGGCAGCGCCGTGCGGGAGCTCCTCTTCCAGGCCTCCGCGCCCCCCCTGGGCTTCAGCACCTTCACGGTCTCCCGGCTGAGCCGCGGGGACCCCCGTGCGCACCCCGCCCGGACCCCGGTGGTGTCGCAGCCTCGGGAGATCCAGAATGAG CACGTCCGGGTGCTCTTCGACCCCCTCACCGGGCTCCTGAAGGAGATCCAGGACCTGGACAAGAGCATCTCGCTGCCCGTCTTCCAGAGCTTCTACTG gTACAACGCCAGCGTCGGCAACGACGAGAGCTCCCAGGCCTCGGGCGCCTACATCTTCCGCCCCAACAGCTCCGAGCCCTTCCCTGTCTCCGGCTCCAAGCGGGTCTCCGCGCACCTGGTGAAG AATGCGCTGGTGCAGGAGGTGCACCAGAACTTCTCTTCGTGGTGCTCCCAGGTGGTGCGGCTCCGCGCGGGGCAGCCCTACGTGGAGCTGGAGTGGACCGTGGGGCCCATCCCCGTGGC GGACGGCTGGGGCAAGGAGATCATCAGCCGCTTCGAGACGACGCTGCAGACAGACGCTCGCTTCTACACCGACTCCAACGGGCGGCAGATCCTGGAGCGCAG GCGTGACTACCGTCCCACGTGGAACCTGAGCCAGACGGAGCCCGTGGCGGGGAATTACTACCCCGTTAACAGCCGCATCTTCATCAAG GACAAGAAGTTCCAGCTGACGGTGCTGACGGATCGCTCGCAGGGCGGCAGCAGCATCTTCGACGGCTCTCTGGAGCTCATG GTCCATCGGCGGCTCCTGTACGACGACAACCGGGGCGTGGGGGAGCCGCTGGTCGAGCTGGGAGCCAACAAGCAGGGGCTGGTGGTCCGCGGCCGCCACCTCGTCCTCCTCGACACGGTGGAATCGGCGGCCAACCGGCACCGGCTGCTGGCGCAGGAGCTGTTCATGGCGCCCTACGCGGTGCTGGCGCCTGGCGGGGGCCCCTCCTACCGCCGCGGTCAGCCCCGCGTGCGGCAg TTCtcggggctgcggcgggagctGCCCCCCAACGTCCACCTCCTGACGCTGACGCCCTGGGACGCCGGCGCCCTCCTGCTGCGGCTGGAGCACCAGTTTGAGAGGGGCGAGAGCGCCAACGGCTCCCAGCCCGTCACCGTCGACCTCCTG aACCTCTTCTCGGCTTTCACCATCGTCTCGGTGCAGGAGATGAGCCTGGGAGCCGACCTGCCACTCGATGCCACCTCCCGCCTGGTCTGGACCCCGGCCACAG gtCTGGCCCAGCCCCGGCCAGTCCCCAAACTGGACCCGAGCCGGATCacgctgcagcccatggagatcaGGACCTTCCTGGCCACAGTGCAGTACGAGGTGCCTGGAGCTGGCCCGGGGGGGCCGTGA